The sequence below is a genomic window from Cryptosporidium parvum Iowa II chromosome 6, whole genome shotgun sequence.
agaaaGTGTTTAccaatttaatattttaaaatgaCAGATTATCAATTTAGTAAAGATTTAGGAAATATGaaagttgaaaatataaGTTCTATCTATTCATAAATGAAATGCTCTCAAATATAATCAaacttaataataagattcataataataatatttatctgTCAAAGcaatattgtttttttaatacatctataatcttaatattttaaattgttttaatattataatgtAAATAACTATTGCTTCTCAAATCTAAGTCAAGAGCTTTTTGGTTATTTTTgttcaaaaaattatataatttttaatgaattgattatatttttcaaaatgatTCAATACAAATATGGTTAAAAAATACATTTATTTGGTCTGAAATGAAGTTAACTTATTATgaaattagaagaaaaaataagcttaaatattgaaaaatttaaagtCATTCAATGACTTTTTAAGGTAAGAATTGAGAATAATTCAGCttctaaaataattaataaatagttAAATTGATgatacttttattattcattaatagaATGGgaaattatcaatatcaaCTCTTATCTATCTCAAGTTTGCTAATTACTCAATATTGggataaaatatttctaataagtcatgaaatgaaaaataatactttttttttagttttatcttaaaaaaattgaaataaacGTAACTTAgctatttaataaaattattatttttttcagaaattcCATTTAATACTAcaataaaattcaaatatatttattcaatattatggcaaaataaaagaaatctaACCAATTTTTTATAGATCTTTTTCCAAAGTATCAGTTTGTGTGTATCTTGAAAAACTAGTAGTTGAGCATGCAAGGTAAAGCATTCGGATGTGTGGAAAGAagcatttttttttttttttttattaaaggTTGAAGccttattaaaaataaataattttaaatcaataaGTATACAAACCttctaatatttaaattaaataactcattttttttttgaaagacACtgtttttaatgaatttaattaaatatttacacACAAGAATTACACATTGTGAACCATAATTATTGTTGCAtgcaattatttttttcaatatatttaaatttaaacaatCTTAAGAATTATGAAACTAATTTcgttatttatttttgcaattttattatgtcaacttaatatttattcagtTTTAAGTAAAGATTTAGATGAATTGGTTGGAGCAGTTGGTTCTTTGAATGTCAATACAGGATCGAAAGCATCTGCTAGTCTCAATTTACAGGGATGGCCTAGCGCTCAATGTATACGAGATGCAAAAATTTTTGGAGATGATGGAGAAATCATTGAATCAAAGCTTTCAGGCGTTAGTAAGAAAATGTTTGTTGAACTAATTATCTTATTTATGCAAATGAAGGTCTTATCTAGAGTATTGCAGTTGAaggaattatttttatctgATTTTTGGTTAGAAACAAATGGAATTCTAACTGAAAAGGTATtaattagtaatattttttcctaTTTGAAATCAAGATCTACAGATGAACTAAAAGATCCAAGAGCTGtttgtttatttgaaaattttggCTCATTTTTGGATTTATGTTTCCCTGGTTTCGAAAGCGTGAGTCGTGAAACTGATAAACAAATGAAGGccattattcaaaatagaGATAAAATTACATGTAATAATCCAGGTAAAGCtcttgtattatttttgttaatttttgatgaaaatggGAATAAATCACAACAATTTTTAATGcttttcttatttatatGTACATTTAGAGAGTTTTCTGGTTTATCTTTTTCAGAAGGATTGGAAAAAGTTTTAAGAAATGAAGATAACTCAAgggaaaaattaattagcATTTCTGGAGATACATTAAAAAATCCAATTAGTTTgcttttaaaatataattctgAATATTCAAGTGAAAGAAAAGCGAGTTGTGGGGATGTAGCTCCTATTCAACATCCATTGAATCTTTCCACAATAAATGTTCCAACATTTGGACTAAAATTATGTTTTGCTTTATTAGAATTGGTTTTTGTATCGACATCAAAGTATGTTCATGCATTTTTGTTGCTTTATCTAGCTTCAAGAT
It includes:
- a CDS encoding hypothetical protein (with a signal peptide, cryptosporidium-specific FGLN gene family member); protein product: MKLISLFIFAILLCQLNIYSVLSKDLDELVGAVGSLNVNTGSKASASLNLQGWPSAQCIRDAKIFGDDGEIIESKLSGVSKKMFVELIILFMQMKVLSRVLQLKELFLSDFWLETNGILTEKVLISNIFSYLKSRSTDELKDPRAVCLFENFGSFLDLCFPGFESVSRETDKQMKAIIQNRDKITCNNPGKALVLFLLIFDENGNKSQQFLMLFLFICTFREFSGLSFSEGLEKVLRNEDNSREKLISISGDTLKNPISLLLKYNSEYSSERKASCGDVAPIQHPLNLSTINVPTFGLKLCFALLELVFVSTSKYVHAFLLLYLASRFNTPEEIMLAFELITFLLRSATDFEEASALLLYDNQLFRSYSDKVLRSHNIDISNLKELFGICLEAKSRHSRFSDIILQTDYQLKSMKKKGKRRKKIKLSRK